The Winogradskyella schleiferi genome has a window encoding:
- a CDS encoding ABC transporter substrate-binding protein gives MKDQLNRKFQLEKTPKRIISLVPSQTELLVDLGIEDLIVGVTKFCVHPKHLRLSKKVVGGTKQVNLQKIMDLNPDIILCNKEENTKEMIAELETIVPIHISDIYDLEDCFELIKMYGNIFHKEKRASELISNIRNAREAFQLQIKAKEELKVAYFIWKNPWMVAASINFIDAMISEAGFTNAFKVEERYPEIDLNNSKLKEADLIFLSSEPFPFKSEHILELKSKFPEKTVKIVDGELFSWYGSRLLKSYPYFKTLHDETQKVDTI, from the coding sequence ATGAAGGATCAACTCAACAGAAAATTTCAACTAGAGAAAACGCCAAAACGAATCATCTCACTAGTACCTTCCCAAACCGAATTGTTGGTCGATTTAGGTATAGAAGACTTAATCGTTGGTGTGACTAAATTCTGTGTGCATCCAAAACATCTGCGACTATCAAAAAAGGTGGTTGGCGGTACAAAGCAAGTTAATCTTCAGAAAATAATGGATTTAAATCCTGATATCATTCTTTGTAATAAAGAAGAGAATACAAAAGAAATGATTGCAGAACTTGAAACTATTGTGCCAATTCATATTAGTGATATTTACGATTTGGAAGATTGTTTTGAGTTGATAAAAATGTATGGCAATATATTTCATAAAGAAAAACGTGCTTCAGAGTTAATTTCAAATATTCGAAATGCACGTGAGGCATTTCAACTCCAAATTAAAGCGAAAGAGGAATTAAAAGTTGCTTATTTCATTTGGAAAAATCCTTGGATGGTGGCAGCGTCAATTAATTTTATCGATGCTATGATCTCGGAAGCCGGATTCACAAATGCGTTTAAAGTAGAAGAGCGTTATCCGGAAATCGACTTAAACAATTCAAAATTAAAAGAGGCAGATCTTATTTTCTTGTCCAGCGAACCGTTTCCCTTTAAGTCGGAACATATTTTAGAATTGAAATCAAAATTTCCTGAAAAGACAGTTAAAATTGTGGATGGCGAATTATTTTCTTGGTATGGC